From Nicotiana tabacum cultivar K326 chromosome 15, ASM71507v2, whole genome shotgun sequence, the proteins below share one genomic window:
- the LOC107765674 gene encoding MACPF domain-containing protein At4g24290, with amino-acid sequence MSNKERALKLRAAAEAAVKAIGLGYDIVDDLRLKYCKEECRLIAIEDDQVRDIAIPGGILVQNVPKSIHCDKGDRIRFTSDLLSFQQMSEQFNQELSLSGKIPSGHFNAAFEYTTCWQKDAAYTKALAFDGVFITLYNIALEKAQVALHDHVKQAVPSSWDPAALTRFIEKYGTHVIVGVKMGGKDVVYVKQQHSSTLQPADVRKRLIEMADQRFSDANEQSSTIPLANSDQAVPFVDSTTSTVHFHKEDITFLWKRRGGSSIRNLPHKRWYQTVPMEPDVISMSFIPISSLLSGIDGSGFLTHAINLYIRYKPPIEELYQFLEFQLPRQWGPVFGELPLGPERKQQSGATLKFSLMGPKLYVNTNPVDVGNKPVVGLRLYLEGKRSNCLAIHLHHLSSLPNSLQLQNESYGDASSSSDRRYYEKVQWKSFSHVCTAPVESDDDSSIVTGAQFEVGESGMRNVLLLRLKFSKVFGATVIKRPEWDGSPAHTEKSGIISTIISSHFSSAQKPSPRPSEVHINSALYPDGPPMPAQTRRLLKFIDTTEMMRGPQDQPGYWMVSGARLVVDKGKISLRVKFSLLAVVLADEE; translated from the exons ATGTCGAACAAAGAGAGGGCGTTGAAACTAAGAGCGGCGGCGGAAGCGGCTGTGAAAGCAATAGGGTTAGGGTATGATATAGTGGATGACTTGAGGTTGAAGTATTGCAAGGAGGAGTGTAGGTTGATCGCCATTGAGGATGATCAGGTGCGAGACATAGCTATTCCTGGGGGAATTTTGGTTCAGAATGTTCCCAAGTCCATCCATTGCGATAAAGGCGACCGCATCAGATTTACTTCTGATCTTCTCTCTTTCCAGCAG ATGTCCGAACAATTTAACCAGGAACTGTCTCTTTCTGGTAAAATTCCAAGTGGCCATTTCAATGCTGCTTTTGAGTATACCACTTGTTGGCAAAAAGACGCCGCCTACACAAAAGCTCTTGCTTTTGATGGGGTCTTCATCACCCTCTACAACATTGCATTAGAGAAGGCACAAGTTGCACTTCATGATCATGTTAAACAAGCTGTTCCTTCATCTTGGGATCCAGCAGCATTGACAAG GTTTATTGAGAAATATGGTACCCATGTTATTGTTGGTGTGAAGATGGGCGGAAAGGATGTTGTATATGTGAAGCAGCAACATTCATCAACACTTCAGCCTGCTGATGTACGGAAAAGGTTGATAGAAATGGCAGACCAACGATTTAGTGATGCAAATGAACAATCCAGCACTATACCG CTTGCTAACAGTGACCAAGCAGTGCCTTTTGTGGATTCCACTACATCAACTGTTCATTTTCACAAAGAG GATATTACATTCCTCTGGAAGAGGAGAGGTGGAAGCAGTATCAGAAATCTGCCACATAAAAGGTGGTATCAAACTGTTCCAATGGAACCTGATGTGATTTCAATGTCATTCAttccaatatcatcattattgaGCGGGATTGATGGCAGTGGTTTTTTGACCCATGCAATTAACTTGTACATACGTT ATAAACCACCAATTGAAGAGCTTTATCAGTTTTTGGAGTTTCAGCTTCCAAGGCAATGGGGACCTGTGTTTGGTGAACTTCCTCTTGGTCCAGAGAGGAAGCAGCAAAGTGGTGCAACTCTGAAGTTCAGTTTAATGGGCCCCAAGTTATATGTTAATACAAATCCG GTGGATGTGGGTAATAAGCCAGTCGTCGGCCTTCGATTGTATTTGGAAGGTAAAAGAAGCAATTGCTTAGCAATCCATTTGCATCACCTTTCTTCCTTGCCAAATAGTCTTCAGCTTCAGAATGAATCATATGGAGATGCCAGCAGCTCCTCTGACCGGAGGTATTATGAGAAGGTCCAATGGAAGAGTTTTTCACATGTATGCACTGCCCCCGTAGAATCCGATGATGATTCCTCAATCGTCACAGGGGCCCAATTTGAAGTTGGAGAATCTGGTATGAGAAATGTTCTTCTTTTACGCCTTAAATTTTCCAAAGTGTTTGGTGCCACAGTCATAAAGAGACCTGAGTGGGATGGTTCCCCTGCTCACACTGAAAAATCTGGAATCATCTCAACTATAATAAGTTCCCATTTTTCGTCCGCTCAAAAGCCATCACCACGACCATCTGAAGTTCACATAAACTCTGCACTTTATCCGGATGGACCTCCAATGCCAGCACAAACCCGTAGACTCTTAAAGTTCATTGACACGACAGAGATGATGAGAGGACCTCAGGATCAACCTGGCTACTGGATGGTGTCGGGGGCTAGGCTTGTAGTCGACAAGGGTAAGATTTCTCTTCGTGTTAAGTTCTCTTTATTAGCTGTTGTCTTGGCAGATGAAGAGTAG
- the LOC107765677 gene encoding uncharacterized protein LOC107765677, with amino-acid sequence MDLEAAVEKRLLQLNKLDEFRLHSYENSKLYKEKTKRWNDKRIKPCHFKPGQHVLLFNYRLKLFPGKLKSRWSGPFGVVRVTPYGAIELRALNGESNFLVNGHKVKHYWGGIIDHEKTKVVLVDE; translated from the coding sequence ATGGACCTTGAAGCCGCTGTTGAGAAGAGACTCTTGCAGTTGAATAAGTTAGATGAGTTCAGGCTGCACTCTTATGAAAATTCTAAGCTTTACAAAGAGAAAACGAAAAGATGGAATGACAAGCGTATCAAGCCATGTCACTTCAAGCCAGGCCAACATGTATTATTGTTCAATTATAGGCTCAAACTGTTTCCTGGGAAATTAAAATCGAGATGGTCAGGCCCGTTTGGGGTGGTGAGAGTCACTCCTTATGGTGCAATTGAGTTGCGTGCTTTAAATGGTGAAAGTAATTTTTTAGTGAATGGACACAAAGTCAAGCACTATTGGGGAGGAATAATTGATCATGAGAAGACCAAAGTTGTACTCGTTGATGAGTAA